The Erythrobacter sp. JK5 genome includes a region encoding these proteins:
- a CDS encoding alpha/beta hydrolase, producing MAQGTVKLENEAAQSTNALGPLIGVAREDFVSAVALLLRETASDPSRMMRHARSMTEDMVKIMTGKSELAPDPKDRRFQDPAWQFNPFFRAGAQYYLAVQKGMKNWLEELELDELERNRANFIANIILDGLAPTNTLAGNPVAQKQLINSGGLSLIKGLQNAYNDLVHNKGMVSQVDKRPFKLGENIATSKGSVVHRTEMFELVQYAPTTDEVYEIPQLTIPPQINKMYINDLAPEKSIIKWQVDNGMQTFVISWRNPSKEQGHWDMADYIASCEEALEAVADITGAKKVNVSAGCSGGQTASVLASKLAASGNDILGTLTLMVCVLHPKQTDIEAGSLVSENGMKLARQRAEKAGIIKADDLARGFAWLRPNDLIWNYVINNYLLGMDPPAFDVLFWNADATNLSASLMGDFLTLYETLAFTKKGEIEMADHKVDLSKVTADLFILGGVTDHITPWKATYRSTQLFGSKDVTYVLSQSGHMQAILNPPGNPKAKYYVQKKKGKLPETADEWLQGTEEVKGSWWPYWMEWIQKRSGAKKPAPEKLGNAKHKPMDPAPGLYVVEEV from the coding sequence ATGGCACAAGGCACGGTAAAACTCGAAAACGAGGCGGCGCAATCGACCAACGCGCTCGGTCCGCTGATCGGTGTCGCGCGCGAGGATTTCGTCAGCGCGGTCGCGCTGTTGCTGCGCGAAACCGCATCAGACCCCAGCCGCATGATGCGCCATGCCCGCTCGATGACCGAGGACATGGTGAAGATCATGACCGGCAAGAGCGAACTCGCGCCCGACCCGAAGGACCGGCGGTTCCAGGACCCGGCGTGGCAATTCAACCCGTTCTTCCGCGCCGGAGCGCAATATTACCTCGCGGTGCAGAAGGGCATGAAGAACTGGCTCGAGGAGCTCGAGCTCGACGAGCTGGAACGCAACCGGGCGAATTTCATCGCCAACATCATTCTCGATGGACTCGCGCCGACCAATACGCTTGCCGGCAACCCGGTTGCGCAGAAGCAGCTGATCAATTCGGGCGGGCTATCGCTGATCAAGGGGCTGCAGAACGCCTACAACGATCTCGTCCACAACAAGGGGATGGTCAGCCAGGTCGACAAGCGCCCGTTCAAGCTGGGCGAAAACATCGCGACGTCGAAAGGGTCGGTCGTCCATCGCACCGAAATGTTCGAGCTGGTGCAGTACGCGCCGACGACCGACGAAGTGTATGAAATCCCGCAGCTGACGATCCCGCCGCAGATCAACAAGATGTACATCAACGATCTCGCGCCGGAGAAATCGATCATAAAGTGGCAGGTCGACAACGGCATGCAGACCTTCGTGATTTCGTGGCGAAATCCGTCGAAGGAACAGGGCCATTGGGACATGGCCGATTACATCGCCAGCTGCGAGGAAGCGCTCGAGGCGGTGGCAGACATTACCGGTGCGAAGAAAGTCAACGTGTCGGCCGGCTGTTCGGGTGGCCAGACCGCCTCGGTGCTCGCTTCGAAGCTCGCGGCGAGCGGGAATGACATTCTCGGCACGCTCACGCTGATGGTATGCGTGCTGCACCCGAAACAGACCGATATCGAAGCCGGCTCGCTGGTCAGCGAGAACGGGATGAAGCTCGCCCGCCAGCGCGCGGAGAAAGCGGGCATTATCAAGGCTGACGATCTGGCACGCGGCTTCGCGTGGCTGCGACCCAACGATCTGATCTGGAACTACGTCATCAACAATTACCTGCTCGGCATGGACCCGCCGGCCTTCGACGTGCTCTTCTGGAATGCCGATGCGACCAACCTGTCCGCCAGCCTGATGGGTGATTTCCTGACGCTGTACGAAACCCTTGCCTTCACCAAGAAGGGCGAGATCGAGATGGCTGATCACAAGGTCGATCTGAGCAAGGTCACCGCCGACCTGTTCATTCTCGGCGGGGTGACCGACCACATCACGCCGTGGAAGGCGACCTATCGTTCGACGCAGCTGTTCGGATCGAAGGACGTTACCTACGTGCTCAGCCAGTCGGGGCACATGCAGGCGATCCTCAACCCGCCGGGCAATCCCAAGGCGAAATATTACGTCCAGAAAAAGAAGGGCAAGCTGCCTGAGACTGCCGACGAGTGGCTGCAGGGCACCGAAGAGGTCAAGGGCAGCTGGTGGCCGTACTGGATGGAATGGATCCAGAAGCGTTCGGGCGCGAAAAAGCCCGCGCCGGAAAAGCTGG